A genome region from Bosea sp. BIWAKO-01 includes the following:
- a CDS encoding DUF6538 domain-containing protein — MYLHRRGTHWRFRKAVPVDLAELLGLPQLRRSLRTTDPALARRRALQMLVRVDDVYAVLRSGRPFQPTREIALALLDDALSLNSETEARFSLKHEMIQRTQNAVDDFLVEAESLAEDQHFSGAFDDDLGLVASAPTMVTRADALYLLKKERRRSAENAVAASLLQAVDQLASVDLKKMAEGQESASATIRNMMAVKPAVGLAQFQAVLHSAVAELQSVAEQLASFKSTAVPQIEAASIREVIASEVQGALVGAERSRWSAEPLSAMLRSYEKELKARASGLKHEEDVRKRLSNFLEFTGDKPVRDISREDPKVYRDHLDSLPDRYELRFKIRDMRTRQ, encoded by the coding sequence ATGTATCTGCATCGGCGAGGAACTCATTGGCGGTTTCGTAAGGCTGTCCCGGTCGATTTGGCCGAGCTCCTTGGCCTTCCTCAGTTGCGCCGGTCGCTGCGCACCACAGACCCTGCGTTGGCGAGGCGGAGGGCGCTGCAAATGCTGGTTCGAGTCGATGACGTCTATGCGGTGCTGCGGTCCGGCCGACCGTTTCAGCCCACCAGGGAAATTGCACTCGCGCTTCTGGATGACGCCCTCAGTTTGAATAGCGAGACCGAGGCAAGGTTTTCGCTCAAGCACGAGATGATCCAGCGGACGCAAAACGCGGTCGATGATTTTCTCGTTGAGGCTGAAAGCCTAGCCGAAGACCAGCATTTCAGCGGCGCGTTCGACGACGATTTAGGGCTAGTCGCTAGCGCGCCGACTATGGTCACGAGAGCAGATGCCCTTTACCTGTTGAAGAAGGAGCGGCGGCGCAGCGCAGAAAACGCAGTTGCCGCGTCCCTATTGCAAGCTGTTGATCAGCTCGCGTCGGTCGACTTGAAGAAAATGGCTGAAGGCCAGGAATCGGCCAGCGCGACCATCCGGAATATGATGGCGGTGAAACCTGCTGTCGGCCTAGCGCAGTTCCAGGCAGTCCTTCACTCCGCTGTGGCCGAGCTTCAATCCGTGGCGGAACAGCTTGCCAGCTTCAAATCTACTGCAGTGCCGCAGATCGAAGCGGCATCAATCAGAGAGGTGATTGCGAGCGAGGTCCAAGGCGCTTTGGTGGGGGCTGAACGCTCGCGATGGTCCGCGGAGCCGCTGTCCGCAATGCTCAGAAGCTATGAAAAGGAGTTGAAGGCTCGCGCGAGCGGCTTGAAACACGAGGAGGACGTGAGAAAGCGGCTTTCAAATTTCCTTGAATTCACCGGCGACAAACCTGTGCGCGATATCTCGCGCGAAGATCCAAAAGTCTACCGGGATCATCTCGATAGTTTGCCTGACCGTTATGAGCTGCGCTTTAAGATCCGCGATATGCGCACCCGCCAGTAG
- a CDS encoding ABC transporter permease subunit gives MRNVLIVALKEIQEGLRNRWVLATTLLLAALALSLTFLGSTPTGHVGVRALDVVIVSLSSLTIFLLPLIALLISHDAIVGEMERGTMLLLLSYPIARWQVLLGKFVGHLMILAFATLLGYGAAAGALVATGATIDAESWGAFAAMIGSSILLGAVFIAVGYLVSALVGSRGAAAGAAIGIWLLFVLIYDMALLGLLVVDQGRLVSGAVLNTLLLLNPADIYRLFNLTGFANVSAFSGMAGVAQGAPLSLPVLLAALAAWALVPLGLAAAAFSRREL, from the coding sequence ATGAGAAACGTCCTGATCGTCGCCCTCAAGGAGATCCAGGAGGGGCTGCGCAATCGCTGGGTGCTGGCGACGACGCTGCTGCTGGCGGCGCTGGCGCTCTCGCTCACCTTCCTCGGCAGCACCCCAACGGGCCATGTCGGCGTCCGGGCGCTCGACGTCGTCATCGTCAGCCTGTCGAGCCTGACCATCTTCCTGCTGCCGCTGATCGCGCTGCTGATCTCGCATGATGCCATCGTCGGCGAGATGGAGCGCGGCACGATGTTGCTGCTGCTGAGCTACCCCATCGCCCGCTGGCAGGTGCTGCTCGGCAAGTTCGTCGGCCATCTCATGATCCTCGCCTTTGCCACCCTCCTCGGTTATGGCGCTGCCGCTGGCGCGCTGGTCGCCACCGGCGCGACCATCGACGCGGAAAGCTGGGGCGCCTTCGCCGCGATGATCGGGTCCTCGATCCTGCTCGGGGCGGTCTTCATTGCAGTCGGCTATCTCGTCAGCGCGCTCGTTGGCAGCCGGGGCGCCGCCGCCGGAGCGGCGATCGGCATCTGGCTCCTCTTCGTGCTGATCTACGACATGGCCCTGCTTGGGTTGCTGGTCGTCGATCAGGGCAGGCTGGTCTCCGGCGCGGTGCTCAACACGCTGCTGCTGCTCAACCCGGCCGACATCTACCGTCTGTTCAACCTGACCGGCTTCGCCAATGTCAGCGCCTTCTCCGGCATGGCCGGCGTCGCACAGGGCGCCCCTCTGAGCTTGCCCGTGCTGCTCGCCGCGCTGGCCGCCTGGGCGCTTGTGCCGCTCGGCCTGGCGGCGGCCGCCTTTTCGAGGAGAGAGTTATGA
- a CDS encoding ABC transporter ATP-binding protein: MTANVEIRNLVKHFGAVAAVQDVSFALPAGETVALVGHNGAGKTTLMKLMLGLIHPSAGSIQVLGENPAAGDFAARRHLGYLPESVSFNAGLTGRETIAFYARLKRQPIKVALTLIERVGLGHAADRRVGTYSKGMRQRLGLAQALLGRPRVLLLDEPTTGLDPALRQSFYDIVEELRADGATILLSSHALTELEERAGRVIIMNRGVKVADGTLDELRRIARLPTRIRLKVAERQPAELADWLAPMGSWRRINGHGVEIDAAPEDKIAILRRATGVEAPVEDLEVMPPTLDELYAHFLRSQEQAR; the protein is encoded by the coding sequence ATGACGGCCAATGTCGAAATCAGGAATCTCGTGAAGCACTTCGGCGCGGTCGCGGCGGTGCAGGACGTCTCCTTCGCGCTGCCGGCCGGCGAGACGGTCGCACTGGTCGGCCATAACGGCGCCGGCAAGACCACGCTGATGAAGCTGATGCTCGGCCTGATTCATCCAAGCGCGGGCAGTATCCAGGTTCTTGGCGAAAACCCCGCTGCCGGCGACTTTGCTGCCCGCCGGCATCTCGGCTACCTGCCGGAGAGTGTCTCTTTCAACGCGGGCCTGACGGGACGCGAGACCATCGCCTTCTATGCCCGCCTGAAGCGCCAGCCGATCAAGGTTGCGCTGACGCTGATCGAGCGTGTCGGCCTCGGCCACGCTGCCGACCGGCGTGTCGGCACCTATTCGAAAGGCATGCGCCAGCGCCTCGGCCTTGCCCAGGCGCTGCTCGGCCGACCACGCGTGCTCCTGCTCGACGAGCCGACCACGGGCCTCGACCCCGCGCTTCGCCAGAGCTTCTACGACATTGTCGAAGAGCTGCGCGCCGATGGCGCAACCATCCTGCTCTCGTCACACGCGCTGACCGAGCTCGAGGAGCGGGCAGGGCGCGTCATCATCATGAACCGGGGTGTGAAGGTCGCCGACGGCACCCTCGACGAGTTGCGCCGGATCGCGCGGTTGCCGACGCGCATCCGCCTCAAGGTCGCCGAGCGGCAGCCGGCGGAGCTCGCGGATTGGCTTGCGCCGATGGGCAGCTGGCGCCGGATCAACGGCCACGGCGTCGAGATCGACGCAGCGCCCGAGGACAAGATCGCGATCCTGCGCCGCGCCACCGGAGTCGAAGCCCCGGTGGAAGACCTCGAGGTCATGCCACCGACGCTCGACGAACTCTACGCGCATTTCCTGCGCTCACAGGAGCAGGCCCGATGA
- a CDS encoding nitrous oxide reductase family maturation protein NosD has translation MALLRTAMCLGLAAVAAASLVRPATAAPIQVEPGREELQAVIDRAAEGDVILLAPGEHRGPVRLARRLTLAGEEGAVLTGSSQGSVVTVSAPGAVVRGLTIRGSGRDAERMDAGVFVEKTAAGALVEANRIEGNLYGVYLHGAENAIARRNEIIGIAEGRINEAGNGISVWNAPGAKVLDNDVRYGRDGIFVITSKNNVFSGNRFRDLRFAIHYMYTNDSEISDNHSLNNSVGFAIMFSHRLTVRGNVSDGDRDHGFLFNYANQSRITGNAVLGRLQPAERWLAAGMRSKDTQEHGLPAAETEAVQGAGARPAPTKCVFIYNANQNRFQDNWFEGCEIGIHFTAGSERNEIVNNAFIRNRNQVKYVGSRYLDWSKAGRGNFWSDNPGFDLNGDGIADSAYRPNDLVDTVLWTAPQAKLLINSPAVQVIRWAQAQFPALLPGGVVDSHPLMSPPPRPPFAEGRRP, from the coding sequence ATGGCCCTGCTTCGCACAGCGATGTGTCTCGGGCTGGCGGCCGTTGCCGCCGCCAGCCTCGTCCGCCCGGCCACGGCGGCGCCGATTCAGGTTGAGCCCGGCCGGGAGGAGCTCCAGGCTGTCATCGACCGAGCGGCCGAAGGTGACGTCATCCTCCTTGCTCCAGGCGAGCATCGCGGTCCGGTCAGGCTGGCGCGTCGGCTCACCCTTGCCGGCGAGGAGGGGGCGGTTCTCACAGGCAGCAGCCAGGGCAGTGTCGTGACCGTCTCCGCCCCCGGGGCAGTCGTGCGCGGCCTAACCATTCGCGGTTCGGGCCGCGACGCCGAGCGCATGGATGCCGGTGTCTTCGTCGAGAAGACGGCCGCCGGCGCGCTGGTCGAGGCCAACCGGATCGAAGGCAATCTCTACGGTGTCTATCTGCACGGTGCCGAAAACGCGATCGCGCGCCGCAACGAGATTATCGGCATTGCCGAGGGCCGGATCAACGAAGCCGGCAACGGCATCTCCGTCTGGAACGCGCCGGGCGCCAAGGTACTCGACAATGACGTTCGCTACGGGCGCGACGGCATCTTCGTCATCACGAGCAAGAATAATGTCTTCAGCGGCAACCGCTTCCGCGATCTGCGCTTCGCGATCCACTACATGTACACGAACGACAGCGAGATCTCGGACAATCACTCGCTCAACAATTCGGTCGGCTTCGCCATCATGTTCTCGCACCGGTTGACGGTGCGCGGCAACGTCTCTGACGGAGACCGCGATCACGGTTTTCTGTTCAACTACGCCAACCAGTCGCGGATCACCGGCAACGCGGTGCTTGGCCGTCTACAGCCGGCCGAGCGCTGGCTCGCCGCCGGCATGCGCAGCAAGGATACGCAGGAGCACGGCTTGCCCGCAGCCGAGACCGAGGCGGTGCAGGGCGCCGGTGCCCGTCCGGCTCCGACGAAATGCGTCTTCATCTACAACGCCAACCAGAACCGATTCCAGGACAATTGGTTCGAAGGTTGCGAGATCGGCATCCATTTCACCGCTGGTTCCGAGCGCAACGAGATCGTCAACAATGCCTTCATCCGCAACCGCAATCAGGTGAAGTACGTTGGCAGCCGCTATCTTGACTGGTCGAAGGCGGGGCGCGGCAATTTCTGGAGCGACAATCCGGGCTTCGACCTCAATGGGGACGGCATCGCCGACAGTGCCTATCGGCCGAACGATCTGGTCGACACGGTGCTCTGGACCGCCCCGCAAGCAAAACTCCTGATCAATTCTCCGGCGGTACAGGTCATCCGCTGGGCGCAAGCTCAGTTTCCCGCCCTGTTGCCCGGCGGCGTGGTCGACAGCCACCCGCTGATGTCGCCGCCGCCCCGGCCTCCATTCGCAGAAGGGCGACGCCCATGA
- a CDS encoding IS110 family transposase, translated as MTRTTSNTEAELTVIGIDIGKDVFHLVGFDANGKIAFRRKIRRLALEETFKILPACIVGMEACLSAHFVARTLRRLGHEPRIIPAKYAKPFAKGQKNDYNDAEAIAEAALRPNLRVVREKTQDELDLQAYHRIRSRLVSRRTATVNQIRAFLIEQGIAIRPGLRALRTSLFDILKNRADEISPRMSDLIVGLYEDWLWLDERIETITAEIEKIAAEQAACTRLMSVPGVGPIISTALVAAIGDGEAFDRGRDFGAWLGLVPRQYSTGGRTVLGRISKQGNTYLRMLFIQAAKVIIMRPQNWEKFSFGTWLKEAAPRLHRNKLATALANKLARISWSVLRNGRSFDTHEEALAI; from the coding sequence ATGACCAGGACGACTTCGAACACTGAAGCAGAACTCACCGTTATCGGCATCGATATCGGCAAGGACGTCTTTCACCTCGTCGGCTTCGACGCGAACGGCAAGATCGCCTTCCGGCGCAAGATCCGACGCTTGGCGCTCGAAGAGACCTTCAAGATCCTTCCTGCCTGCATCGTCGGAATGGAGGCGTGCCTAAGTGCGCATTTCGTTGCCCGTACGCTGCGCAGGCTCGGCCATGAGCCCCGCATCATTCCGGCGAAGTACGCCAAGCCTTTCGCGAAGGGGCAGAAGAACGACTACAACGATGCCGAGGCCATCGCGGAGGCCGCGCTGCGACCGAACCTGCGGGTGGTGCGGGAGAAGACGCAGGACGAACTCGACTTGCAGGCCTACCACCGCATCCGGTCGCGGCTGGTCTCGCGCCGAACCGCAACGGTCAACCAGATCCGGGCGTTCCTGATCGAGCAGGGTATCGCCATTCGGCCGGGGTTGCGGGCCCTGCGCACCTCGCTCTTCGACATCCTGAAGAACCGTGCCGATGAGATCTCGCCTCGTATGAGCGATCTGATCGTCGGCCTCTACGAGGACTGGCTGTGGCTCGACGAGCGGATCGAGACGATCACCGCCGAGATCGAGAAGATCGCGGCCGAGCAGGCTGCTTGCACACGGCTCATGAGCGTTCCAGGTGTCGGGCCAATCATCTCGACGGCGCTGGTCGCCGCGATCGGCGACGGTGAAGCCTTCGACCGAGGCCGCGATTTTGGCGCCTGGCTCGGTCTCGTCCCGCGGCAATACAGCACCGGCGGGAGAACCGTGCTCGGGCGCATCTCGAAACAGGGCAACACCTATCTGAGAATGCTGTTCATCCAAGCCGCGAAGGTCATCATCATGAGACCGCAGAACTGGGAGAAGTTCAGCTTCGGAACCTGGTTGAAGGAGGCGGCTCCGCGGCTTCACCGCAACAAGCTTGCGACAGCCCTTGCCAACAAGCTCGCTCGCATCAGCTGGAGCGTTTTGCGCAACGGACGGTCGTTCGACACACACGAGGAGGCGCTCGCCATCTAG
- a CDS encoding nitrous oxide reductase accessory protein NosL, which yields MKLLALSALLAASLAVAACDDKARTAAPPPPQALTQQAMGHYCGMNVLEHPGPKGQILLASRLQPVWFSSARDTLSFTLLPEEAKDIQAVYVSDMGKAPSWEEPGATNWVDARQALFVVGSNKKGGMGAAELVPFSQRSAAEAFVAEHGGSLVAFDAIPRDAVLGSDGDASASDGPAPAAGAHLH from the coding sequence ATGAAGCTTCTAGCCCTGTCCGCGCTGCTGGCCGCGAGTCTCGCGGTCGCCGCCTGCGACGACAAGGCCAGGACCGCTGCGCCACCGCCGCCGCAGGCACTGACGCAGCAGGCGATGGGCCACTACTGCGGGATGAACGTGCTGGAGCATCCCGGCCCCAAGGGCCAGATCCTGCTGGCGAGCCGGCTGCAGCCTGTCTGGTTCTCCTCGGCCCGCGACACGCTCTCCTTCACCCTGCTGCCCGAGGAGGCGAAAGACATCCAGGCCGTCTACGTTTCCGACATGGGCAAGGCGCCGAGCTGGGAGGAGCCTGGCGCCACCAATTGGGTGGATGCGAGACAGGCACTCTTCGTCGTCGGCAGCAACAAGAAGGGCGGGATGGGTGCGGCCGAGCTGGTGCCCTTCTCGCAACGCTCCGCCGCGGAAGCCTTCGTCGCGGAGCATGGCGGCAGCCTCGTCGCCTTCGACGCCATCCCCCGCGACGCGGTGCTCGGCAGCGATGGTGATGCGAGTGCGTCGGATGGGCCGGCGCCGGCCGCCGGTGCCCACCTGCATTGA
- a CDS encoding ABC transporter permease, with the protein MSVKIYIAINDGDYGTAASLSTILLVLSAGAIDLAFRLLGRDERALL; encoded by the coding sequence ATGTCGGTCAAGATCTACATCGCGATCAATGATGGCGACTACGGCACGGCCGCCTCACTCTCGACGATCCTGCTCGTGCTGAGCGCCGGGGCGATCGATCTCGCCTTCCGCCTGCTCGGCCGCGACGAGCGCGCCTTGCTCTAA
- a CDS encoding FAD:protein FMN transferase: MDVVTRRRIIGIAAAAGGLALLPLGCPARAEGHLVTWRGQCMGAVASLQIHHHDRAEAERLIAAATAEAVRLERIFSLHRDDSALVRLNRDGVLIAPPPELVALLTDCRRYWALSGGAFDPTVQRLWTLYHRHFARPDADMAGPSPEALREALDTVGFEQVVADPDRLLFRRRGMALTLNGIAQGYVTDRVVALLRAGGIDRSLVDMGEPRVLGPRPDGSPWQIGIADPQDQSRITRVLDVVDGAVATSAGDGFRFDREGRFHHLLDPRNGASPDRYRTVTVAMPTATAADALSTAFSLMPLQDIIRTRRALGTGCVYLTTSAGQTEAIGV; this comes from the coding sequence ATGGACGTTGTCACCCGCAGGCGCATAATCGGGATTGCTGCCGCAGCCGGCGGCCTCGCGCTGCTGCCGCTCGGCTGCCCTGCCAGGGCCGAGGGGCATCTCGTGACCTGGCGGGGGCAGTGCATGGGGGCGGTCGCCTCGCTGCAGATCCACCACCACGACCGGGCCGAAGCGGAGCGCCTGATCGCTGCCGCAACGGCCGAAGCGGTGCGGCTTGAGCGCATCTTCAGCCTTCATCGCGACGACTCGGCGCTCGTACGGTTGAATCGCGATGGCGTCCTGATCGCGCCGCCGCCGGAACTCGTCGCGTTGCTCACGGATTGCCGCCGCTATTGGGCGCTCTCCGGCGGTGCCTTCGACCCGACGGTCCAGCGGCTCTGGACGCTGTATCACCGCCATTTCGCCCGGCCCGATGCAGATATGGCAGGGCCGTCACCGGAAGCATTGCGCGAGGCCCTCGATACGGTCGGGTTCGAGCAGGTCGTCGCCGATCCCGACCGCCTCCTGTTTCGACGCCGCGGTATGGCACTCACGCTGAACGGCATCGCCCAGGGCTATGTCACCGACCGGGTGGTCGCGCTGCTACGCGCCGGAGGCATCGACCGCAGTCTGGTCGACATGGGCGAACCCCGGGTGCTTGGCCCGCGCCCGGACGGTTCACCCTGGCAGATCGGCATCGCTGACCCGCAGGATCAGTCCCGGATCACCCGGGTGCTCGACGTCGTCGACGGAGCTGTCGCAACCTCGGCCGGCGATGGCTTCCGCTTCGACCGTGAAGGGCGGTTCCACCATTTGCTCGATCCACGCAACGGCGCGTCGCCGGACCGCTATCGCACCGTGACCGTGGCGATGCCGACGGCGACGGCGGCAGACGCCCTGTCGACGGCCTTCAGCCTTATGCCTTTACAGGACATCATCCGAACGAGGCGCGCACTCGGAACTGGCTGCGTGTATCTGACGACCTCTGCCGGGCAAACGGAAGCTATCGGAGTTTGA